From one Streptomyces spiramyceticus genomic stretch:
- a CDS encoding adenosine deaminase, translating into MLSVRDVRLLPKAHLHLHFTGSMRHTTLLELADKYGVHLPEALSSGEPPKLRATDERGWFRFQRLYDAARSCLREPEDIRRLVREAAEEDVRDGSGWLEIQVDPTSYAPMLGGLIPALEIILDAVDSASRETGLGMRVLVAANRMKHPLDARTLARLAVRYADRGIVGFGLSNDERRGMARDFDRAFAIAREGGLLAAPHGGELTGPSSVRDCLDDLHATRIGHGVRAAEDPRLLRKLAEKGVTCEVCPASNVALGVYEKPEDVPLRKLYDAGVPMALGADDPLLFGSRLAAQYELARQHHAFTDAELAELARQSVRGSAAPGDVQAKMLAGIDDWLAA; encoded by the coding sequence ATGTTGAGTGTTCGCGATGTCCGACTGCTGCCGAAGGCCCATCTGCACCTGCACTTCACCGGGTCGATGCGGCACACGACCCTGCTTGAGCTGGCCGACAAGTACGGCGTGCACCTGCCCGAGGCGCTGAGCAGCGGGGAGCCGCCGAAGCTGCGGGCGACCGACGAGCGCGGCTGGTTCCGCTTTCAGCGGCTGTACGACGCGGCGCGATCGTGTCTGCGAGAGCCCGAGGACATCCGGCGGCTGGTGCGCGAGGCGGCCGAGGAGGACGTACGGGACGGGTCGGGATGGCTGGAGATCCAGGTCGATCCGACGTCGTACGCCCCGATGCTGGGCGGGCTGATTCCAGCCCTGGAGATCATCCTGGACGCGGTGGACAGCGCATCGCGGGAGACCGGGCTCGGGATGCGGGTGCTGGTCGCGGCGAACCGGATGAAGCATCCCCTGGACGCGCGGACGCTGGCACGGCTTGCGGTGCGTTACGCGGACCGGGGCATCGTCGGCTTCGGGCTGTCCAACGACGAGCGCAGGGGCATGGCCAGGGATTTCGACCGGGCCTTCGCGATCGCCCGGGAGGGCGGGCTGCTTGCCGCGCCGCACGGCGGGGAGCTGACCGGGCCCTCGTCGGTACGGGACTGCCTGGACGATCTGCATGCGACGCGGATCGGGCACGGCGTACGGGCGGCCGAGGACCCGCGGCTGCTACGGAAGCTGGCCGAAAAGGGTGTGACGTGCGAAGTGTGTCCGGCCTCCAATGTGGCGCTGGGTGTGTACGAGAAGCCCGAGGACGTACCGCTGCGGAAGCTGTACGACGCCGGGGTGCCGATGGCGCTGGGCGCGGACGACCCGCTGCTCTTCGGGTCGCGGCTGGCGGCGCAGTACGAGCTGGCACGGCAGCATCACGCGTTCACGGACGCCGAGCTGGCGGAGCTGGCGCGGCAGTCGGTGCGGGGGTCGGCCGCGCCCGGCGACGTACAGGCGAAGATGCTCGCCGGAATCGACGACTGGCTGGCCGCCTAG
- a CDS encoding TetR/AcrR family transcriptional regulator encodes MKPARERILDASHELMRTIGLARATTKEIAKAAGCSEAALYKHFTSKEELFVTVLRERLPQLGPLLHRLAARPGERSVEENLTEIARQAAHFYAESFPIAASLYAETTLKRRHDDSMQEMGTGPHMPIEGLDAYLRTEREAGRISAGADTFAAASLLLGACAQRAFAYDAVVGKKPPQSVDEFAAALARTLLAGIS; translated from the coding sequence ATGAAGCCGGCCCGCGAGCGGATCCTCGACGCCTCCCACGAGCTGATGCGCACCATCGGCCTGGCCCGCGCCACCACCAAGGAGATCGCCAAGGCGGCAGGCTGCTCCGAGGCCGCCCTCTACAAGCACTTCACCAGCAAGGAAGAGCTGTTCGTGACCGTGCTGCGGGAGCGGCTTCCCCAGCTCGGCCCGCTCCTCCACCGCCTCGCCGCCCGCCCGGGGGAGCGGTCCGTCGAGGAGAACCTCACCGAGATCGCGCGCCAGGCCGCCCACTTCTATGCCGAGAGCTTCCCGATCGCCGCCTCGCTCTACGCCGAGACCACGCTCAAGCGCCGCCACGACGACTCGATGCAGGAGATGGGGACCGGCCCCCACATGCCCATCGAGGGCCTCGACGCGTACCTCCGTACCGAGCGCGAAGCCGGCCGGATCAGCGCCGGGGCCGACACCTTCGCGGCCGCGTCACTTCTCCTCGGCGCCTGCGCGCAGCGCGCCTTCGCCTACGACGCGGTGGTGGGCAAGAAGCCGCCGCAGTCCGTCGACGAGTTCGCAGCCGCCCTCGCCCGCACCCTGCTGGCCGGAATCAGCTAG
- a CDS encoding NAD(P)-dependent oxidoreductase: MKLTVFGATGGIGQEIVKQALAAGHRVTAVVRDPARFTVTGRDLEVFTAQVTDAEALRPAVAGRDAVLSGLGARTRKDAGIAATLTRPVLRAMEAEGTRRLLVVSAGPLAPVPRRQPLVDRLTLSVINTVLKDVYADLRVMEDELARSATDWTSVRPPKLLNRPVTGTYRTVIGGNPPSGRTIARADVAHAMLKMIDDPATVGQGVGVAY; the protein is encoded by the coding sequence ATGAAGCTCACGGTTTTCGGAGCGACCGGCGGCATAGGGCAGGAGATCGTCAAGCAGGCGCTGGCGGCGGGACACCGGGTCACGGCGGTGGTCCGGGATCCGGCGCGGTTCACGGTGACGGGGCGCGACCTGGAGGTCTTCACAGCCCAGGTGACCGACGCCGAGGCGCTGCGGCCGGCGGTGGCGGGCCGGGATGCGGTGCTCTCCGGTCTCGGGGCACGCACCCGCAAGGACGCGGGCATCGCCGCGACGCTCACCCGGCCGGTGCTGCGGGCGATGGAGGCGGAGGGGACGCGGCGGCTGCTGGTGGTGAGCGCGGGCCCGCTGGCCCCAGTCCCCCGGCGTCAGCCGCTCGTGGACCGACTGACCCTTTCCGTGATCAACACGGTCCTGAAGGACGTGTACGCCGACCTCCGGGTCATGGAGGACGAGCTGGCGCGCTCGGCGACCGACTGGACGTCCGTACGGCCGCCGAAACTGCTGAACAGGCCGGTGACGGGGACGTACCGGACGGTGATCGGCGGCAATCCGCCCAGCGGCAGGACCATCGCGCGGGCCGATGTGGCGCACGCGATGCTCAAGATGATCGACGACCCGGCGACGGTGGGGCAGGGGGTCGGGGTGGCGTACTAG